cAGAAAAGACAGTGATGTTTGCATGTTTGTTCTTGCAGATTGTACTTGATCAACTATATGTATTCACGACAGAGATGTCTTCTTCTTGTCTGGCAGACTTACAAAAAAGTACCTTGTCCTTAGTCGATTTGTCCATAACATCGACACGTTGACTGGACCGCCTAATGCAAAAGGAAAAGGTGGACATGGACATGCAGTTCTTCTGGAAGTTCTCATTCATAAAAGCATAAATAATAGGATTGTTGAAAGAATTAGAAAATCCTATGGCCTGTGCAACAGCAATAAGCGTATTGACTGTGATGTCATCATATGTTTTGTTCAGGTAATCTGGAAACAAgaaaataaagctgaattttcaaagAAAACACACTGTAATGTGCACAGATATATTACTGGACACTTTGGTTTTCTTACTGTATTCAAACAGCATATGAACTGTATGAAAAGGTGCCCAGCAGACAGTAAACAgcacaacaatggtgaccatcatcTTGATGGCTCTTCGCTTCTTTCTGTTGCATAAAGAGGGAGGATTGCATAATGAGTAATCATTAGCAGTTTTTAGATATTCAATCCcttatacactaccagtcaaaaggtAGTTGGaataactattgtttttttttttttttaaagtctcttgtgcaaaaaatattattattattttttaaatctcatttactccaaacttttgaatggtagtaatcacagtttacaattaaaattattagGTAACAAAAATggctttcagcattgataatattaagaaatgttcttgagcaccaaatcatcaagTTGACACTgaagaaattcagctttgccatcacagaaacaaattacattataaatgacattattatcaaacagttaatttaaattaaaataacatttcacgTTTTCACTgattggtgagcataagtgatATCTTTAAAAAAACGTTACAAAAAATCGGAACTATTCCAAACTTATACCGGTAGTGTATATTATAAAGAAAACACTATAAAACAAGAAATAGAGTCAGTCAAATACAGCATGCGctgagaaacataaaaaaaaaaaaaaaaaaaatgacctggATATTTTGCAGACCTCTCTTTGGTTCATGGTATTGAGGACTGAAGAGTCTCCAACTTGTTTCCGAATCCAGAGCTCAATACCAATTCTGGTGTAGAGTAGCAGCATGGCTGCAAGAGGCAGGAGGAAGAGAAACACTAGAATGAAGGTTGCATACTGCTTCCTATGGGCACTCGAGCTCCAGCACTCCTGACAGCACACATGATGGAGATCATataaaaaatcatatttcacCTGAACACAGAGGAAAATAACAGAGAGATTTGAAATAACTAATCAGAATATGGAAACCATTATCAAAATAGCATATAAAATGGACCAGTTTTATTATGtgaataatctaaaatatatatactttttgccTTGGACCAGAAGTCACTTGACACTTGACAGCTTCTAAGTTAATCCCTGGGGAAATCCTgaagtataattttttaatggTAATACACCCACAGACTGCATGCTTAGTAATGTTTCAGCAAGTTGGATGGGGATGTTTTGAATGAAAAGCTTCAAATTAAATATAGCTGCAAAAAAATCTGATTAGTACCTCTAATTGTTGAACAAAGAGCATTGGAGATCCAACCATCATGGCTGCAATCCAGACAACCCctaagagagaatgaaaactcaGTTATGCAGATGCTTTATGCTTAGAAGTGGAAAGTAAATTATGCATGATCTAATACTTCAAAAATAATatctactgtatacacacacataacacttttgtttttgcccccatttttcatgtgCTGAACTCAAAGTttgaagactttttctatgtacacaaaaggccagCCTaaagcacacctgtgcaataatcatgctgtctaatcagcatcttgatatgccacaactgtgaggtggatggattatcttgacaaaggagaagtgctcactaacacagatttggACAGATCTGTTGATAGAAAACGTCTTAGAtctgagttcagctcatgaaaaatgggggcaaaaacaaaagtgttgcgtttataattttgttcagtatattatatatataaataaatatatatatatatatatatatatatatatatatatacatgagttTCAAGcacctgtataatatatatatatatatatatatatatatatatatatatatatatatatatatatatgtatatatatatattatacaggtgcatctcaataaattagaatgttgtggaaaattttgaaactcatgtatttattaaattcaatgcacactaatctcaacaaattagaaaatggtgacatgccaatcagctaatcaactcaaaacacctgcaaaggtttcctgagccttcaaaatggtctctcagctgggttcactaggctacacaatcatgaggaagactgttGCTCTGATAgttttccagaagacaatcaatgacacccttcacaaggagggtaagccacaaacattcattgccaaagaagctggctgttcacagagtgctgtatccaagcatgttaacagaaagttgagttgaaggaaaaagtgtggaactGCAGCATTATGAGGAtcgtcaagcaaaatcgattcaagaattagagtgaacttcacaaggaatggactgaagctggggtcaaggcatcaagagccaccacacacagatgtgtcaaggaatttcctgaaccacagacaacgtcagaggcatcttacctgggctaaggagaaaaacTGGAATGTTGCCcggtggtccaaagtcctcttttcagatgagagcaagttttgtatttcatttggaaaccaaggtcctagagtccggaggaagggtggagaagctcatagcccaagttgcttgaagtccagtattAAGTTTCCACAGAcagtcatctgctggtgttggtccattgtgctttttgaaaatgaaaagaaaatttgtcttttttgaaaaggaaaataaattttggagcacttcatgcttccttcagctgaccagctttttgaagatgttgatttcattttccagcagtatttgacacctgcccacactgccaaaagcaccaaaagttgatcaaatgaccatggtgttggtgtgcttgactggccagcaaactcaccagacctgaaccccagagagaatctatggattACTGtcgagaggaaaatgagaaacaaaagaccaaaaaatgcagatgagctgaaggccactgtcaaagaaacctaggCTTCCATAGCacatcagcagtgccacaaactgatcccctccatgccacacagaattgaggcagtaattaaagcaaaaggagcccctaccaagtatgtacactaaattaacatactttcctgaaagaccaacaattcactaaaaataaatttcttattggtcttatgaagtattctaatttgttgagatagtgaattggtgaattatatatatatatatatatatatattgtgacgagtcagctgcctcctccctgattatcaccggcaccccgtcctaaatcgccgcccttcaccaggctcccgactggagtgggtgtgtgagaggaggggcgctggacgagtcagggccggcggcgtgtgatggggcacacctgaaggaagtggagcctcattaccgccgctgtttaaaagcccaacgcgcctctcctcaggagaccggtctcttccccgtgcatgcacactggtgtcctcgtgggtccaggaagggtgcgttgagggactcccgcgccaccaagacgtgagctgccggacccgcgatccggatgggaaccgcacccgtatacacggccgacgggccagga
This window of the Carassius gibelio isolate Cgi1373 ecotype wild population from Czech Republic chromosome B13, carGib1.2-hapl.c, whole genome shotgun sequence genome carries:
- the qrfpra gene encoding pyroglutamylated RF-amide peptide receptor, which translates into the protein MGETKITPEVLEQLLQFYNLTRQEFIETYHIQPLVYIPELPASAKTAFVILYTVIFLLALIGNSLVVYIVLRKRGIQTATNIFICSLAVSDLLISFFCIPFTLLQNISSEWFGGALVCKTVPFVQTAAIVTGILTMTCIAVERYQGIVHPLKIKRQCTPQRAYRMLGVVWIAAMMVGSPMLFVQQLEVKYDFLYDLHHVCCQECWSSSAHRKQYATFILVFLFLLPLAAMLLLYTRIGIELWIRKQVGDSSVLNTMNQREVCKISRKKRRAIKMMVTIVVLFTVCWAPFHTVHMLFEYNYLNKTYDDITVNTLIAVAQAIGFSNSFNNPIIYAFMNENFQKNCMSMSTFSFCIRRSSQRVDVMDKSTKDKVLFCKSARQEEDISVVNTYS